A part of Amycolatopsis camponoti genomic DNA contains:
- a CDS encoding Wadjet anti-phage system protein JetD domain-containing protein has translation MNPELVAEVRSWARRPGPAKFIAALHSRLVNGGGTDRPLNFASAPLTDDECGELSELFGSTGAVRPARVNLRLAQQALDDSRVQIPLRELVELVQGPVVTRTERRQREVAKKTAQVACDRHELFEIMSPVRQLADERQLLAALPPGPTYRVPEGTRTGAGAWSSYSTAIRAAAAWWPRWEAGVVVTEKGLAASALGGAKNWTDAGRVAFHNLVDVPFDQAVKVADTEIRLRGPLVWRLDDVLVDARRSRPWVSLPARGVLRLGTLDGWPRGVLLIENGDSFERVCTETTAADTWLCVWIEGFAADGLISFVRRFPGVPVAAWCDLDPSGIEIVEDVQRRAGREVHPVGMTADLWLAGAKRDDEPEERKRWQARAAELAFDGPPALRELARHIATTGERVEQEGIEVCDPVLCQLTERLTEIALASVS, from the coding sequence TTGAACCCTGAGCTCGTCGCCGAGGTCCGTTCCTGGGCCCGCAGGCCAGGCCCCGCGAAGTTCATCGCCGCCCTGCACTCACGGCTCGTGAACGGCGGGGGAACCGATCGTCCACTCAACTTCGCATCAGCCCCGCTGACCGACGACGAATGTGGTGAGCTGTCCGAGCTGTTCGGCAGCACCGGCGCGGTGCGCCCGGCACGGGTCAACCTGCGACTGGCGCAGCAGGCCCTGGACGACAGCCGGGTACAGATACCGCTTCGTGAGCTGGTCGAACTCGTGCAGGGTCCCGTGGTGACCAGGACAGAACGGCGACAGCGCGAGGTAGCGAAGAAAACCGCGCAGGTTGCCTGCGACCGACATGAATTGTTTGAGATCATGAGTCCTGTCCGGCAGCTGGCAGACGAGAGGCAACTTCTCGCAGCGTTGCCGCCAGGACCGACCTACCGTGTTCCGGAGGGCACGAGAACCGGGGCCGGTGCCTGGAGCAGCTACAGCACGGCCATCCGGGCCGCCGCGGCATGGTGGCCGCGCTGGGAAGCTGGCGTAGTCGTCACGGAGAAGGGGCTGGCTGCCTCGGCTCTCGGCGGTGCCAAGAACTGGACGGACGCCGGCCGGGTCGCGTTCCACAATCTCGTCGACGTGCCGTTCGACCAAGCCGTCAAGGTCGCCGACACGGAGATCCGGTTGCGTGGCCCGCTCGTGTGGCGCCTCGACGACGTGCTGGTGGACGCGCGCCGCAGCCGACCTTGGGTTAGCCTGCCCGCGCGGGGTGTACTGAGGCTCGGCACCCTAGACGGCTGGCCGCGCGGCGTACTGCTGATCGAAAACGGTGACAGCTTCGAACGCGTGTGCACCGAGACGACCGCCGCCGACACCTGGTTGTGTGTATGGATCGAAGGGTTTGCCGCGGATGGGTTGATCAGCTTCGTCCGCAGGTTTCCCGGGGTACCCGTCGCCGCATGGTGCGATCTCGATCCCAGTGGCATAGAGATCGTCGAGGACGTGCAGCGCCGGGCTGGGAGGGAAGTCCACCCCGTGGGCATGACCGCCGACTTATGGCTGGCCGGCGCCAAACGCGACGATGAGCCCGAGGAGCGGAAGCGCTGGCAAGCGCGTGCGGCCGAGCTGGCCTTCGACGGGCCACCGGCTTTGCGCGAGCTCGCCCGCCACATCGCCACGACCGGCGAACGGGTCGAGCAGGAGGGCATCGAAGTCTGTGATCCCGTCCTCTGTCAGCTCACCGAACGGCTCACCGAGATCGCGCTCGCATCAGTGAGCTAA
- a CDS encoding TIGR02680 family protein, whose translation MTGREAADHALSTLLAGEPPRPALARFQPLRMGLLGIWQYDDQEFFFHQGRLVLRGRNGSGKTKVLEVTSPFLFDANLTARRLDPFGNAARSMRDNLLYDDRKHQIGYVWCEYGRLREDGTAEYLTVGAGMRAQASRSGSPDSWYFMTRLRVGEGFALYDESRTPASEKKLAELLEPQAVFATAEAYRAAVAKQLFGLSIERYRSLVELLITLRRPKLSENFGVERLAELLRDGLPPVDQSLVDDLANGFDELARDQEDLQDLVDAGNNVDRFLTAYRAYARRVVRHVAGKVRSAVTRYDDVTRQETQARQSLATAGAAVVELADRSSTLELDRSRMQASIRALEQRPEMEQHATLVAMERQAAAAARQSTQAEVRLLECRREFDGAVSEVDVAAGALQDATTELAESAGQAGDRARRCGLSLEHDMQAERLNTDAAAVRTVLQTVVSARRSAVGNARRMLREVDQAQAGFGRAQMLRDDLVARRDESADMVARKQGAMHIAVEGVSTALLSWMGDCREHVWDEAVTASLLDLAAAAGEPGAGRLYEEVLVSSRTIENTLLAERAAVVVDRQSCAASYAEVAAERDHVAAQAELAPSAPPVTRRDRTPTSAGAAFWRLVDFAEGTGDDVRDATEGALFGAGVLDAWVTPDGALQHPGTLDTFLRPTATPVVGATLAEVLRPVAGTDVPTGVVDAVLRGIAFRPSAAPELGETWMSADGGWSIGPLTGRTESGPARYIGAGTRAAARERELARLDARLTELTELAERLEAGIAVLDGRVAQVRAERTSCPSDEPVRTARLELDFALSATAVLTSDVHRATERLEVRRAELTAATDRLASYGREQSFDVSAAALDQLEQALGDYREAVTDMVAAAGRVATFRSSHAAATSRADRSRTRCEAADAEYRAAATETAELTAEFEARNMLIGADVRRVLAEVEQSRSALRDLEREMTALRQQAQEAAERHGEAKGLLGAIEHDREAREHERAEAVAGFERMRHLGFLDLAGIFGMESVAVNPSLTHSLEDARRAEQALRQEDISDKARNSARNLVDEHFRDLQRAITGPDWRPWGDNEGELFVVRVTHNGVDETVPKLREIITDEVETRRGYLDDQERKLFAEVLLGRIGEHLRQCRVEAKSLRDRMNLLLAERPTASGLRMRLQWEPDEEAGADVAEAVELLDRQATRFLNDEARDRLVGFLADRVRRVREDDAVGDWRVHLREALDYRLWSRFRLEVRHDEGEKWAPLNDAKHQQGSGGEKAVMLQLPLFVAAAAHYAGAAATAPRPVYLDEAFAGIDAEMRGSCLRLLTDLDLDFVLASHDEWGFHAEVPGLVTYSLFRDPATPGVLTTPFIWDGRTRHRLEDPALATPGT comes from the coding sequence ATGACCGGGCGCGAAGCCGCGGACCATGCCCTGTCGACGCTGCTCGCGGGCGAGCCGCCGCGACCGGCGCTCGCCCGGTTCCAGCCCCTGCGGATGGGACTGCTGGGCATCTGGCAGTACGACGACCAGGAGTTCTTCTTCCACCAAGGCAGGCTGGTGCTGCGGGGCCGCAATGGCAGCGGAAAGACCAAGGTGCTCGAGGTCACCAGCCCGTTCCTGTTCGACGCGAACCTCACGGCGCGCCGGCTCGATCCGTTCGGCAACGCGGCCCGCTCGATGCGGGATAACCTCCTCTACGACGACCGCAAGCACCAGATCGGGTACGTCTGGTGCGAATACGGACGGCTGCGCGAGGACGGCACCGCGGAGTACTTGACGGTCGGCGCCGGAATGCGCGCTCAGGCGAGCCGGAGCGGATCACCGGACTCGTGGTACTTCATGACCCGCCTTCGTGTCGGCGAGGGTTTCGCACTGTACGACGAGTCCAGGACGCCGGCGAGCGAGAAGAAGCTCGCCGAACTGCTGGAACCGCAGGCGGTGTTCGCCACCGCCGAGGCGTATCGTGCAGCCGTCGCGAAACAGCTCTTCGGGTTGAGCATCGAGCGCTACCGATCCCTGGTCGAGCTGCTGATCACCCTGCGCCGCCCCAAGCTCAGCGAGAATTTCGGCGTCGAACGGCTGGCCGAACTGCTGCGGGACGGACTGCCCCCGGTCGACCAGTCACTCGTCGACGACCTGGCCAACGGCTTCGACGAGCTCGCCCGGGACCAGGAGGACCTGCAGGACCTCGTCGACGCGGGCAACAACGTCGACCGCTTCCTCACGGCGTACCGCGCCTACGCGCGGCGCGTGGTCCGGCACGTGGCCGGCAAGGTTCGCTCGGCGGTCACCCGGTACGACGACGTGACTCGCCAGGAAACCCAGGCGCGGCAGAGCCTCGCCACCGCTGGCGCGGCAGTGGTGGAACTGGCCGATCGCTCGTCGACGCTGGAACTGGACCGGTCCCGGATGCAGGCGAGCATCCGAGCGCTGGAACAGCGGCCGGAAATGGAACAGCACGCCACCCTGGTCGCTATGGAAAGGCAGGCGGCGGCCGCAGCCAGGCAGTCGACGCAGGCGGAGGTTCGGCTGCTCGAATGCCGCCGAGAGTTCGACGGGGCTGTGTCCGAGGTCGATGTCGCCGCGGGCGCGTTGCAGGACGCCACGACGGAGCTTGCCGAGTCCGCCGGCCAAGCGGGTGACCGAGCTCGACGATGCGGTCTCAGCCTCGAACACGACATGCAGGCCGAGCGCCTGAACACCGACGCGGCAGCGGTGCGGACCGTGCTCCAAACCGTCGTTTCGGCACGTCGATCCGCCGTGGGCAACGCTCGCAGGATGCTTCGCGAGGTCGATCAGGCTCAGGCCGGGTTCGGCCGCGCTCAGATGTTGCGGGACGATCTGGTGGCCCGCCGGGACGAGTCAGCGGACATGGTCGCGCGCAAGCAGGGGGCCATGCACATCGCTGTCGAAGGCGTGAGCACCGCGTTGCTCTCCTGGATGGGCGACTGCCGCGAACATGTGTGGGACGAGGCCGTCACCGCGAGCCTGCTCGATCTGGCCGCGGCCGCTGGCGAGCCCGGTGCCGGGCGGCTGTACGAAGAGGTCTTGGTCAGCTCGCGGACGATCGAGAACACCTTACTGGCCGAGCGCGCAGCGGTGGTTGTGGACCGACAGTCCTGTGCGGCGTCCTATGCGGAGGTCGCCGCCGAGCGCGACCATGTTGCCGCACAGGCCGAGCTGGCGCCCTCGGCCCCTCCGGTCACCCGTCGGGACCGGACCCCGACCTCGGCTGGCGCGGCGTTCTGGCGGCTCGTGGACTTCGCGGAAGGGACCGGGGACGACGTCCGCGATGCGACAGAGGGGGCGCTGTTTGGCGCAGGTGTCCTGGACGCCTGGGTGACGCCCGACGGGGCGCTGCAGCACCCAGGCACCTTGGACACCTTCCTGCGACCGACGGCCACGCCCGTGGTGGGTGCGACCCTCGCCGAGGTGCTGCGCCCGGTGGCAGGTACCGATGTGCCGACCGGAGTCGTGGATGCCGTCCTACGTGGTATCGCGTTCCGGCCCAGCGCCGCGCCGGAGCTCGGCGAGACCTGGATGAGCGCTGACGGCGGCTGGTCGATCGGGCCGCTCACCGGTCGCACGGAGAGCGGCCCGGCGAGGTACATCGGGGCAGGCACCCGCGCTGCAGCCCGCGAACGGGAGCTCGCCCGGCTCGACGCCCGGCTCACCGAGCTGACGGAGCTGGCCGAGCGGCTGGAAGCCGGGATCGCCGTCCTAGACGGCCGCGTGGCGCAGGTCCGGGCGGAGCGAACCAGCTGTCCGAGCGACGAGCCTGTCCGGACCGCACGCCTCGAACTCGACTTCGCGCTCTCCGCGACGGCCGTTCTCACCTCCGACGTGCACCGTGCAACCGAACGCCTGGAAGTTCGGCGCGCCGAGCTGACTGCGGCGACCGACAGGCTGGCGTCCTACGGCAGGGAGCAGTCGTTCGACGTCTCAGCAGCAGCGCTGGATCAGCTGGAACAAGCCCTCGGGGACTACCGGGAGGCCGTTACCGACATGGTCGCCGCGGCCGGGCGCGTCGCCACGTTCCGCTCGTCCCACGCGGCGGCCACCAGCAGAGCCGACCGGTCGCGAACGCGTTGTGAAGCTGCCGACGCCGAATACCGGGCCGCCGCCACGGAAACTGCGGAGCTCACCGCCGAGTTCGAGGCCCGCAACATGTTGATCGGCGCCGACGTCCGGCGGGTTCTGGCCGAAGTGGAGCAGAGCCGATCGGCGCTACGGGATCTGGAGCGGGAGATGACCGCACTCAGGCAGCAGGCCCAGGAAGCCGCGGAACGCCACGGTGAGGCCAAGGGCCTGCTGGGCGCGATCGAGCACGACCGGGAAGCGCGAGAACATGAGCGTGCCGAGGCAGTCGCCGGGTTCGAGCGGATGCGCCACCTCGGGTTCCTCGACTTGGCGGGGATCTTCGGGATGGAGAGCGTCGCGGTGAACCCAAGTCTCACCCACAGCCTGGAAGACGCGCGGCGCGCCGAGCAGGCTCTCCGGCAGGAAGACATCTCCGACAAAGCCCGTAATTCGGCTCGCAACCTGGTCGACGAGCACTTCCGCGATCTGCAGCGGGCCATTACCGGCCCGGACTGGCGTCCTTGGGGGGACAACGAAGGCGAGCTGTTCGTCGTGCGCGTGACTCACAACGGCGTGGACGAGACTGTTCCGAAGCTGCGCGAGATCATCACGGACGAGGTGGAAACCCGCCGCGGCTACCTCGACGACCAAGAGCGCAAACTGTTCGCCGAGGTGCTACTGGGCCGGATCGGTGAACACCTACGGCAATGCCGGGTCGAGGCGAAGAGCTTGCGCGACCGGATGAACCTGCTGCTGGCCGAGCGGCCCACCGCATCAGGCTTGCGGATGCGGCTGCAGTGGGAACCGGATGAAGAAGCGGGCGCCGACGTGGCTGAGGCCGTCGAGCTGCTCGACAGGCAGGCCACGAGGTTTCTCAACGACGAGGCTCGGGACCGGCTGGTCGGCTTCTTGGCCGACCGGGTCAGACGGGTGCGCGAAGACGACGCCGTCGGTGATTGGCGGGTGCACCTGCGGGAAGCTCTCGACTACCGACTTTGGTCCCGCTTCCGCCTGGAGGTGCGACACGACGAAGGTGAGAAATGGGCGCCGCTCAACGACGCCAAGCACCAGCAGGGGTCCGGCGGCGAGAAAGCGGTCATGCTGCAGCTACCTCTGTTCGTCGCCGCCGCGGCGCACTACGCCGGGGCTGCGGCGACTGCGCCGCGCCCGGTGTACCTGGACGAAGCGTTCGCCGGGATCGACGCCGAGATGCGGGGCAGCTGCCTGCGCCTGCTGACCGACCTAGACCTCGACTTCGTTCTGGCCAGCCACGACGAGTGGGGCTTCCACGCCGAGGTACCGGGTCTGGTCACCTACAGCTTGTTCCGGGATCCGGCGACGCCCGGGGTGCTCACGACGCCGTTCATCTGGGACGGCCGAACCCGGCACCGGCTGGAAGACCCGGCATTGGCCACCCCGGGAACATAG
- a CDS encoding TIGR02678 family protein has protein sequence MSKEVAIETLQEAARALLVRPLLSSGGPDAAVAAIVRRPLYRDRLQQWFEHNLGWNLVVDRDVIRLQKIPAGTPCLPHDAPEQRVCVLYCLVLAALEDGGDQVVITEIADVVGVLSGTRTEIPTFDPADFAERRRLVQSLRLLVDHGVLVPTRDRASTEQDEAEYVSGSGNAIYDVDHHVAALLLACPVAPTRAGTPAGLTAEPHPDTPAGHNRRRRHVIMRRLVDEPLVYLDELTEGEREYLRSQRHALLHEVKELLGVQVEVRAEGAAIVDDELTDLRFPAERTREFAALLLAGALTAEPGADGGVVVGGSRLRELAEWVTEQVATRVKSIGNKPVTSANVLEEALKVLSALRLVRREADGVQLLPALGRFRSSASDPSSFGDVAGRPSRANDVPA, from the coding sequence ATGAGCAAGGAAGTCGCGATCGAGACCCTGCAGGAGGCCGCTCGCGCGTTGCTGGTGAGGCCGTTGCTGAGCTCCGGCGGACCGGACGCGGCTGTCGCAGCCATCGTGCGGCGGCCGCTCTATCGCGACCGGCTGCAGCAGTGGTTCGAGCACAACCTCGGCTGGAACCTGGTGGTCGACCGCGACGTGATCCGCTTACAAAAGATCCCTGCAGGGACACCGTGCCTGCCCCACGATGCCCCGGAGCAGCGCGTCTGCGTGCTGTACTGCCTAGTGCTGGCGGCGCTGGAAGACGGCGGCGACCAGGTGGTGATCACCGAGATCGCGGACGTCGTCGGCGTGCTGTCGGGGACGCGGACCGAAATCCCGACCTTCGATCCCGCCGACTTCGCGGAGCGCCGCAGGCTCGTGCAGTCGCTTCGGTTGCTGGTCGACCACGGTGTGCTCGTGCCGACCCGGGACCGGGCGTCCACTGAACAGGATGAAGCCGAGTACGTTTCCGGTTCCGGCAACGCGATCTACGACGTCGACCACCACGTCGCGGCGCTACTGCTGGCCTGCCCGGTCGCGCCGACGCGGGCCGGGACGCCGGCGGGACTCACCGCCGAACCCCACCCCGACACTCCGGCGGGACATAACCGGCGACGCCGGCACGTGATCATGCGCCGGCTCGTCGACGAACCGCTGGTGTACCTCGACGAACTCACCGAAGGGGAGCGCGAATACCTCCGTTCCCAACGCCATGCCCTGCTCCACGAGGTCAAGGAGCTCCTCGGCGTCCAAGTGGAAGTGCGCGCGGAGGGTGCCGCGATCGTCGACGACGAACTCACCGATCTGCGGTTCCCGGCGGAGCGCACGCGAGAGTTCGCCGCGCTTCTGCTGGCGGGGGCCCTGACCGCGGAGCCCGGCGCGGACGGCGGCGTGGTCGTCGGGGGCAGCCGGTTACGGGAACTGGCGGAGTGGGTGACCGAGCAGGTGGCCACCCGGGTCAAGTCGATCGGGAACAAGCCGGTGACATCGGCGAACGTCCTCGAAGAAGCACTGAAAGTACTCTCCGCACTTCGGTTGGTGCGACGCGAGGCCGACGGGGTACAGCTGCTCCCAGCGCTCGGCAGGTTCCGGTCGTCGGCGAGCGACCCTTCGTCGTTCGGGGACGTTGCTGGACGGCCGAGCCGAGCGAACGACGTGCCGGCATGA
- a CDS encoding TIGR02677 family protein, protein MTYLTRPDAAHYRLVLDVLLEEEGRLGLHLTTAEIGQRVARRLEESPRRAEEPPVDRLLASLYEWGNVDRIQNRHRKGTYQEYLKKDYLYQLTPAGAQVHRALTAIDQELGAAGALQSSMLPEVLRALDELHKLLQNRASKRDVYSTVQRIFNGFVQLSENAKRFVQGLNHALEPGSDIEDEVFLVYKDDVILYLRTFVMALLRYASPITQAIDAAESAGVVALFPGLALFEATPTLGMSLSEVADRDAVQLESQWRGLRGWFFGDHDRPPVTQTLQDRSAEAVNLIVATVRRRNNQRFRKVNRAADMMTLATWFAGTRDAGARAAIWRSAFGMYSARHFGAAHPPASDLDLRSKTSWWEGPAAPIEPRLRKQGPRSTTGRPNGVRDPRAAKLELARLQAQEQAATDAAIRLLTARTPARVSALPVLSETELDVFLSCLNVVLSASPDTTGRRTGRTGDGRLRVVLRPAPENAYAPHRAVVRTARGVLVLEDFELTVLDLHRGGE, encoded by the coding sequence GTGACCTACTTGACCAGGCCCGACGCGGCGCACTACCGGCTGGTACTGGATGTCCTCCTCGAGGAGGAGGGACGTCTCGGCCTGCACCTGACCACCGCCGAGATCGGGCAGCGCGTGGCGAGACGGCTCGAGGAATCGCCCCGCCGCGCCGAGGAGCCTCCAGTCGACCGCCTGCTCGCGAGCCTTTACGAGTGGGGCAACGTCGACCGGATCCAGAACCGCCACCGCAAGGGCACCTACCAGGAGTATCTGAAGAAGGACTACCTCTACCAGCTGACGCCGGCCGGCGCGCAGGTGCACCGCGCACTCACCGCGATCGACCAGGAGCTGGGTGCGGCGGGCGCTCTGCAGTCGTCGATGCTTCCGGAGGTGCTTCGGGCACTGGACGAGCTGCACAAGCTCTTGCAAAACCGGGCGTCGAAACGTGACGTCTACAGCACGGTGCAGCGCATCTTCAACGGCTTCGTCCAGCTGTCGGAGAACGCGAAGCGGTTCGTGCAGGGACTCAACCATGCGCTCGAACCCGGCAGCGACATCGAGGACGAGGTGTTCCTGGTCTACAAGGACGACGTAATCCTCTATCTGCGTACGTTCGTCATGGCTTTGCTGCGTTATGCGTCGCCGATCACGCAGGCGATCGACGCCGCCGAGTCCGCGGGCGTGGTTGCCTTGTTCCCTGGGCTCGCGCTGTTCGAGGCGACGCCGACACTCGGCATGTCGCTGAGCGAAGTCGCCGATCGCGACGCTGTGCAACTCGAAAGCCAGTGGCGGGGACTGCGCGGCTGGTTCTTCGGCGATCACGACCGGCCACCGGTGACTCAGACCCTGCAGGACCGCTCGGCCGAAGCCGTCAACCTGATCGTCGCCACTGTGCGTCGGCGGAACAACCAGCGGTTCCGCAAGGTGAACCGAGCAGCCGACATGATGACTCTCGCGACGTGGTTCGCCGGCACCAGGGACGCCGGCGCCCGCGCGGCGATCTGGCGTTCCGCCTTCGGCATGTACTCGGCTCGACACTTCGGCGCCGCCCACCCGCCGGCGAGCGATCTCGACCTCAGGAGCAAGACCAGCTGGTGGGAAGGACCCGCCGCGCCGATCGAGCCGCGGTTGCGCAAGCAGGGCCCCCGGTCCACGACCGGGCGGCCCAACGGCGTACGCGACCCGCGGGCGGCCAAGCTCGAACTCGCCCGGCTGCAGGCGCAAGAGCAGGCAGCCACCGACGCCGCGATCCGTCTGCTAACGGCTCGGACACCCGCACGGGTGTCCGCGCTGCCCGTATTGTCCGAGACCGAACTGGATGTGTTCCTGAGCTGCTTGAACGTCGTGCTCTCGGCCAGCCCGGACACTACGGGAAGGCGGACGGGCCGGACCGGGGACGGGCGGCTCCGCGTCGTGCTGCGGCCGGCTCCGGAGAACGCATACGCACCACACCGAGCGGTCGTCCGCACGGCGCGCGGTGTCCTCGTACTGGAGGACTTCGAACTGACTGTCCTCGATCTTCACCGAGGTGGCGAATGA
- a CDS encoding PIN-like domain-containing protein: MILGAGDMAALRDHRDENSLLQDWQERLEHLDNATFVLDTCSYLHLFRSRGEEGRRLSAAIDSVKDRLWVPHQVLVEFVGNSPTIVGSILQEAEIAAAEVGMLMQRLDVVARRQMRRIAAEDPRGKNALRNVELAVRTLQQVLVSAGHHGSDPEPALTAHAIAVADQVKDIMTGRVGPEPTASKWARWIEDSRKRVRYGHAPSWGDRKKKEPLRHSDCLIWHELLEFALGQPSGRAIAFVTEDLKEGSWVEHRNGRAVGAHPDLVHEMQDKAATPLIVLTPANLTAYAAHSESKRTWEADLGWGEEAPGGSLRPIRSFFAS; this comes from the coding sequence TTGATCTTGGGAGCAGGTGATATGGCGGCCCTTCGCGACCACCGGGACGAAAACTCCCTGCTGCAAGATTGGCAAGAGCGGCTGGAGCACCTCGACAACGCGACCTTCGTTCTCGACACCTGCTCCTACCTTCACCTTTTCCGGTCGCGAGGCGAGGAAGGCCGCCGGTTGTCGGCTGCGATCGATTCCGTCAAGGACCGCTTGTGGGTACCACATCAGGTTCTCGTCGAGTTCGTCGGCAATTCTCCGACCATTGTCGGGAGCATTCTCCAGGAGGCGGAGATCGCAGCGGCCGAGGTCGGCATGCTCATGCAGCGGCTGGACGTGGTGGCCCGCCGGCAAATGCGGCGGATCGCGGCCGAGGATCCACGGGGGAAGAACGCCCTGCGGAACGTGGAACTGGCGGTGAGGACGCTTCAGCAGGTTCTGGTATCCGCGGGCCATCACGGCTCCGATCCCGAGCCGGCGTTGACGGCTCATGCGATCGCCGTCGCCGACCAGGTGAAGGACATCATGACCGGCCGCGTAGGACCGGAGCCTACCGCGTCGAAGTGGGCGAGGTGGATCGAAGACTCGCGTAAGAGGGTTCGCTACGGTCATGCGCCGAGCTGGGGTGACCGGAAGAAAAAGGAGCCTTTGCGGCACAGCGACTGCCTGATCTGGCACGAGCTCCTGGAGTTCGCCCTAGGGCAGCCCTCTGGGCGGGCCATCGCATTCGTCACCGAAGACTTGAAAGAGGGTAGCTGGGTCGAGCACCGCAACGGGCGGGCAGTGGGCGCCCACCCGGACTTGGTGCACGAGATGCAAGACAAGGCAGCGACGCCGTTGATCGTCCTGACGCCGGCAAATTTGACGGCCTACGCGGCGCATTCGGAGAGCAAGCGGACCTGGGAAGCCGATCTCGGCTGGGGCGAGGAAGCACCCGGCGGATCGCTCCGTCCGATCCGGTCGTTCTTTGCCAGCTGA
- a CDS encoding nucleotidyltransferase domain-containing protein encodes MTIDPEQMREWARPPGEFMLSWTKDVLHDALRKSRLLRERGYKFGTASRDRAPDENEYEVFLQGSYANGTNISDSSDVDLVILLKMPFEEEVKALKEKLHPGDIENFHRRYAPSPMTSDFFSQDVQSGLKERYYVRPRSKCVNIADWDSIARVPADILPAMEYRRYDEFPASGKEKYDEGIFFRDKHGTSIINYPKQHLLNGNSKDRWTGGRFKEVIRVAKNARHKAIEVELLDKKEVAPSYFIECLYYNVPDTTFRTSLHSAFYAATRWLHRKCTDSPDEFNTLLCQNKLVNLFGKGPDQWCVCRAEKFLNALLGL; translated from the coding sequence ATGACCATCGACCCGGAACAGATGCGCGAATGGGCACGGCCACCGGGTGAGTTCATGCTCTCCTGGACCAAGGACGTATTGCACGACGCGTTGCGCAAATCACGGCTGTTACGAGAACGCGGATATAAGTTCGGAACCGCGTCTCGCGACCGTGCGCCGGACGAGAACGAGTACGAGGTTTTCCTGCAGGGATCTTACGCTAACGGCACGAACATCAGCGACTCCAGCGACGTGGATCTGGTTATCCTGCTGAAGATGCCGTTCGAGGAAGAGGTGAAGGCTCTCAAGGAGAAGCTCCACCCGGGTGACATCGAGAACTTCCACCGCCGATATGCACCATCGCCGATGACGTCCGACTTTTTCAGCCAGGACGTACAGTCCGGACTCAAAGAAAGATACTACGTCCGCCCACGCAGCAAGTGCGTCAACATCGCAGACTGGGATTCAATCGCCCGAGTGCCTGCTGACATTCTTCCCGCAATGGAATATCGGAGGTACGACGAGTTTCCAGCATCCGGAAAAGAAAAGTATGACGAAGGGATATTCTTCCGCGACAAACACGGCACATCGATCATCAACTACCCGAAACAGCATCTACTTAACGGCAACTCGAAGGATCGCTGGACCGGCGGCAGGTTCAAAGAAGTAATTCGGGTCGCAAAGAATGCTCGCCACAAGGCAATAGAAGTAGAACTTCTTGACAAGAAGGAAGTGGCGCCGTCGTACTTCATCGAGTGCCTGTACTACAACGTGCCTGACACTACGTTCCGCACCAGCCTCCATTCGGCGTTCTACGCAGCGACACGCTGGCTGCACCGAAAGTGCACTGACAGCCCCGACGAGTTCAACACGCTGCTCTGCCAGAACAAACTGGTGAACCTGTTCGGCAAGGGACCAGACCAGTGGTGCGTATGTCGGGCGGAGAAGTTCCTCAACGCGCTGCTTGGCCTCTGA